A single Candidatus Thalassolituus haligoni DNA region contains:
- the lptF gene encoding LPS export ABC transporter permease LptF — MIIFRYLARELAGSLFAVTIVLLMILMSGRLIRQLAAAAAGEVSLDIVFFTLVLRLPSFLEMILPLALFISILLAYGRLYAESEMTVLTATGFSNTRLLAYTAVPAFGLMLVVGSFSLYLSPWGAQKMEGLYEKQAQLTEFELLAPGRFQSMKGGTRVTYAESLSNDKTEMNNVFITDGNSLLLAQKGTQYVSDETGSRYLELHRGKRYDWTPGSLEFQALDFDLYGVKIADEPEERSKLRKEAVPTLALFGSDDPKQQAQLQWRISMVLMVPIVTLLAVPLSRVNPRQGRFARLFPAIILFMVYISLLIAMKGMLEKGELNPDVGLWGLHFVYLLIAIGLLMVPEWVRQWRVRAL, encoded by the coding sequence TTGATCATATTTCGCTACCTGGCCAGGGAACTGGCTGGCTCGCTGTTTGCTGTGACCATCGTGCTGTTGATGATTCTGATGAGTGGTCGTCTGATTCGTCAACTTGCTGCGGCTGCAGCCGGTGAAGTCTCGCTGGATATCGTATTTTTTACGCTGGTATTACGTTTGCCGTCGTTTCTCGAAATGATTTTGCCGCTGGCGCTGTTTATCTCAATCCTGTTGGCGTACGGCCGATTGTACGCTGAAAGTGAAATGACGGTACTGACCGCAACCGGATTCTCGAATACCCGCCTGTTGGCCTATACCGCTGTACCGGCTTTCGGGCTAATGCTGGTGGTGGGCAGCTTCAGCTTGTACCTCAGCCCCTGGGGTGCCCAAAAAATGGAAGGCTTGTATGAAAAACAGGCACAGCTGACCGAGTTTGAGTTACTGGCTCCGGGGCGGTTTCAGAGTATGAAAGGCGGTACCCGCGTTACCTATGCCGAGTCGCTTTCAAATGATAAAACCGAAATGAACAATGTGTTTATTACCGATGGCAATAGCTTGTTGCTGGCGCAAAAGGGCACCCAGTACGTCAGTGACGAAACCGGCTCCCGTTATCTGGAATTACACCGTGGTAAACGCTACGACTGGACGCCGGGGAGCCTCGAATTTCAGGCGCTGGATTTTGATTTGTATGGTGTCAAAATTGCCGATGAACCGGAAGAGCGCAGCAAGCTGCGCAAAGAAGCGGTGCCGACGCTGGCGCTGTTCGGTTCCGATGACCCCAAACAGCAGGCACAGTTACAGTGGCGTATTTCAATGGTGCTGATGGTGCCCATTGTGACTCTGCTGGCGGTGCCCCTGTCTCGCGTTAATCCCCGCCAGGGGCGCTTCGCCCGGCTGTTTCCTGCCATTATATTGTTTATGGTTTACATCTCGTTGCTGATTGCTATGAAAGGCATGCTGGAAAAGGGAGAGCTGAACCCTGATGTGGGTTTGTGGGGGTTGCACTTTGTTTATCTGTTGATCGCCATCGGCTTGCTGATGGTACCCGAGTGGGTGCGTCAATGGCGGGTGAGGGCGCTATGA